Proteins encoded together in one Calypte anna isolate BGI_N300 unplaced genomic scaffold, bCalAnn1_v1.p scaffold_119_arrow_ctg1, whole genome shotgun sequence window:
- the LOC115600192 gene encoding olfactory receptor 14A16-like, which yields MSNSSSIRQFLLLAFADRRELQLLHFWLFLGIYLAALLGNGLIITTIACDYHLHTPMYFFLLNLSLLDLGSISTTLPKAMANSLWDNTDISYKGCAAQVLFFFFFMTAEYFLLTIMSYDRYVAICKPLHYRTLLGSRACVHMAAAAWGSGFLHALLHTANTFSLPLCQGNALDQFFCEIPQILKLSCSHFYIRELGLIVVSACLSIGCFVFIVVSYVEIFRAVLRIPSEQGRHKAFSTCLPHLAVVSLFISTAIFAYLKPHSISSPSLDLVVSFLYSVVPPTVNPLIYSMRNQELMCSLRKCLGFFSSHRVPPVFCK from the coding sequence atgtccaacagcagctccatcaggcagttcctcctcctggcatttgcagacaggcgggagctgcagctcttgcacttctggctcttcctgggcatctacctggctgccctcctgggcaacggcctcatcatcaccaccatcgcctgtgactaccacctccacacccccatgtacttcttcctcctcaacctctccctcctcgacctgggatccatctccaccactctgcccaaagccatggccaattccctctgggacaacacagacatctcctacaagggatgtgctgcacaggtcttgttctttttcttcttcatgacAGCAGAGTACtttctcctgaccatcatgtcctacgaccgctacgtggccatctgcaaacccctgcactacaggaccctcctgggcagcagagcttgtgtccacatggcagcagctgcctggggctctgggtttctccatgctctgctgcacacagccaatacattttccctgcccctctgccagggcaatgccctggaccagttcttctgtgaaatcccccagatcctcaagctctcctgctcacacttcTACATCAGGGAACTTGGTCTTATTGTTGTCAGTGCATGTTTATCAattgggtgttttgttttcatcgtggtgtcctatgtggagatcttcagggctgtgctgaggatcccctctgagcagggaaggcacaaagccttttccacgtgcctccctcaccttgccgtggtctccctgttcatcagcacagccatctttgcctacctgaagccccactccatctcctccccatccctggacttggtggtgtcatttctgtactcggtggttcctccaacagtgaaccccctcatctacagcatgaggaaccaggagctcatGTGTTCTCTGAGGAAATGTTTAGGGTTTTTCAGCAGCCATAGAGTGCCTCCTGTCTTCTGTAAATGA